A single region of the Pontibacter kalidii genome encodes:
- a CDS encoding nucleotidyltransferase domain-containing protein — translation MELTEDFQEVIKQLNAAGAEYLIAGGFAVALYGYPRYTGDIDIWINPTEDNAQKVLAVLYELGYDPQEVNLEDLITEDVVVQLGYPPNRIDLSTGLDGVDFKSCWKNKLVTPFGDVMANFISLQDLKKNKQATARQQDMLDLQNLPI, via the coding sequence ATGGAACTGACAGAAGATTTTCAGGAAGTCATCAAACAATTGAATGCCGCAGGCGCCGAGTACCTTATTGCAGGCGGATTTGCCGTGGCCCTTTACGGTTACCCCCGCTACACCGGCGATATCGACATCTGGATAAATCCTACCGAAGACAATGCCCAAAAAGTGCTGGCCGTGCTCTACGAACTGGGCTACGACCCGCAGGAAGTAAACCTGGAAGACCTGATAACCGAGGATGTGGTGGTGCAGCTGGGTTACCCGCCCAACCGCATCGACCTTTCCACCGGGCTGGATGGCGTGGACTTTAAATCCTGCTGGAAAAACAAGCTTGTGACGCCTTTCGGCGATGTAATGGCCAACTTCATCAGCCTACAGGACCTGAAAAAGAACAAGCAGGCCACCGCCCGCCAGCAGGATATGTTAGACCTGCAAAACCTCCCCATCTGA
- a CDS encoding DUF6503 family protein: MTKYTFAWLVLGLLLFAACSGNKTQRSEAQAIVDAALEAHGSPKLNKSVVTFKLRGTQYRALRDNGAFVYSRTFSDSTGQRIHDVLSNSGFKRTVDEVEAELPEEKKQAYSNSVNAVIYFALLPYFLNDAAVQKAYLGEAQVKGEPYHKIKVTFTQEGGGEGFQDQYIYWFHKDRHTMDYLAYDFQENGGGSRFREVSNVQEVGGIRFQDYHNYKATDKDFPIENYDRAFEAGKLEKVSEINLDEVQVRELE; encoded by the coding sequence ATGACAAAGTATACGTTTGCCTGGCTGGTGCTGGGCCTGCTGCTTTTTGCGGCATGCTCCGGAAATAAAACCCAGAGATCTGAGGCACAAGCTATTGTGGATGCCGCCCTGGAGGCCCACGGCTCCCCAAAACTTAACAAGAGTGTGGTCACCTTTAAACTGCGCGGTACCCAGTACCGGGCCCTGCGGGATAACGGTGCCTTTGTGTACAGCCGCACCTTCTCCGACTCCACCGGTCAGCGCATACACGATGTCTTGAGCAACAGCGGCTTTAAACGTACCGTGGACGAGGTGGAGGCAGAACTGCCGGAGGAAAAAAAGCAGGCCTACAGTAACTCGGTAAACGCGGTTATATACTTTGCGCTGCTGCCATACTTCCTCAACGATGCTGCCGTGCAGAAAGCCTATCTAGGCGAGGCGCAGGTAAAAGGGGAGCCATACCACAAGATTAAGGTTACCTTTACCCAGGAGGGTGGCGGAGAGGGTTTCCAGGACCAATACATCTACTGGTTCCACAAAGACCGCCATACCATGGATTACCTGGCCTATGACTTTCAGGAGAACGGCGGTGGCTCCCGCTTCCGCGAGGTATCAAACGTGCAGGAGGTAGGAGGCATCCGTTTCCAGGATTACCATAATTACAAGGCCACAGACAAGGATTTCCCGATCGAGAACTACGACAGGGCCTTTGAGGCGGGCAAGTTGGAGAAAGTATCGGAGATAAACCTGGATGAGGTGCAGGTGCGGGAGCTGGAGTAG
- a CDS encoding YceI family protein, translating into MKRVSIYASFAAALLFTACSSEAENTTETTAVTAEAPAAAAEGETYQIAQDQSNVKWHGTKVGGEHMGEIKVQNGELTVAGDQLTGGTIVIDMNSITNTDLEDAEYNGKLVGHLKSDDFFGVEKFPTATFEITSASPIADAAAGQPNYNVEGNLTIKEKTEKVSFPATVSVDNGTVNAKADVKVDRSKFDVRYGSETLLGELGDKAISDEFTITFDVTATK; encoded by the coding sequence ATGAAGAGAGTATCCATTTATGCATCGTTTGCAGCTGCCCTGCTTTTTACTGCCTGCAGCTCCGAGGCTGAGAACACAACAGAAACAACGGCCGTAACCGCTGAGGCTCCTGCCGCAGCCGCCGAGGGCGAAACATACCAGATTGCCCAAGACCAGAGCAACGTGAAGTGGCATGGCACCAAAGTAGGTGGCGAGCACATGGGCGAAATTAAAGTGCAGAACGGCGAGCTGACTGTTGCTGGCGACCAGCTGACTGGCGGTACTATCGTGATCGACATGAACAGCATCACCAACACCGACCTGGAGGATGCAGAGTACAACGGCAAACTGGTAGGACACCTGAAGTCTGACGACTTCTTTGGCGTAGAGAAATTCCCGACTGCCACATTCGAGATCACAAGCGCTTCCCCGATTGCTGATGCCGCTGCCGGCCAGCCAAACTACAACGTAGAGGGTAACCTGACGATCAAGGAGAAAACAGAGAAAGTAAGCTTCCCGGCTACTGTTTCGGTAGACAACGGCACGGTGAATGCCAAGGCTGACGTGAAGGTAGACCGCTCGAAGTTTGACGTGCGTTATGGCTCTGAGACCCTGTTGGGCGAGCTGGGCGATAAGGCCATCTCTGATGAGTTCACCATCACGTTCGACGTAACTGCGACGAAATAA
- a CDS encoding YceI family protein has product MKKYVILASLAGSLCYIAYAGNTNKVVEATEVAVPAKARAYKVDVANSDLKWHAKKVTGEHLGSIALQSGEMTVNGNKIVGGTFVIDMNSITCSDIKDDQYNAKLVGHLKSDDFFSVEKHPTATFKISSVKPVAKAEAGKPNATITGDLTIKGITNQVTFPATVSVKNGVASAKADVTIDRTKYDVRYRSNSFFDNLGDKAIYDDFVVSLNVTAKQ; this is encoded by the coding sequence ATGAAAAAGTACGTAATTCTTGCCTCTCTTGCGGGCTCGCTGTGCTACATAGCCTACGCCGGCAACACAAACAAAGTGGTCGAAGCCACAGAGGTAGCCGTTCCTGCCAAGGCCCGTGCTTATAAAGTGGACGTTGCCAACAGCGACCTGAAGTGGCACGCCAAAAAAGTAACCGGCGAGCACTTGGGCAGCATCGCCCTGCAAAGCGGCGAAATGACAGTGAATGGCAACAAGATAGTGGGCGGAACCTTTGTGATCGATATGAACTCTATCACCTGCTCCGACATCAAGGACGATCAGTACAACGCCAAGCTGGTAGGCCACCTGAAGTCTGACGACTTTTTCAGCGTAGAGAAACACCCTACTGCCACCTTCAAGATCAGCAGCGTGAAGCCTGTTGCCAAGGCGGAGGCCGGTAAGCCGAACGCCACCATCACCGGCGACCTCACGATCAAAGGAATTACGAACCAGGTAACTTTCCCGGCTACCGTGTCTGTTAAGAACGGCGTGGCCTCTGCCAAAGCTGATGTAACCATAGACCGCACCAAGTATGATGTGCGCTATCGCTCCAACAGCTTCTTCGATAACCTGGGCGATAAGGCGATCTACGACGACTTTGTGGTAAGCCTGAACGTGACTGCGAAGCAGTAA